The following coding sequences are from one Elusimicrobium minutum Pei191 window:
- a CDS encoding carbonic anhydrase family protein produces the protein MKDKKILRNRLLTAEQQAKLTPAQVLSILKKGNKEFTEGKLTVRNNTKRVRSAAMGQYPKAVILSCLDSRVPVEDVFHRGIGDIFVARVAGNIINDDIVGSFELACSSGAKVILVMGHENCSAITAAVNRVKLGKFTSLLKKISPAVKEINKTFKGKKTACNLEYTNAITHMNVRMAIRRLRAKSPMIKKMEKEGKIITVGAMYNMKSGKVDFFE, from the coding sequence ATGAAAGATAAAAAAATCCTTAGAAATCGGCTTCTTACTGCAGAACAACAGGCCAAACTAACCCCGGCCCAAGTGTTATCTATTTTAAAAAAAGGAAATAAGGAATTTACCGAAGGAAAACTTACCGTACGAAATAATACTAAAAGGGTACGTTCGGCCGCTATGGGACAATATCCGAAAGCGGTAATATTATCATGTTTAGATTCCCGCGTACCCGTTGAAGACGTATTTCACAGAGGTATAGGCGACATTTTTGTAGCCCGCGTCGCCGGTAATATTATAAATGACGATATTGTAGGCTCCTTTGAGCTTGCCTGTTCAAGCGGGGCAAAGGTAATTTTAGTTATGGGGCATGAAAACTGCAGCGCCATAACAGCGGCCGTAAACCGCGTAAAGCTGGGCAAATTTACATCTCTTTTAAAAAAAATAAGCCCGGCCGTAAAAGAAATAAACAAAACATTTAAAGGGAAAAAGACCGCGTGTAACCTTGAATATACAAACGCAATAACCCACATGAACGTGAGAATGGCTATACGCCGGCTCAGGGCAAAAAGCCCTATGATTAAAAAGATGGAAAAAGAAGGTAAAATAATAACTGTAGGCGCTATGTATAATATGAAATCGGGCAAAGT
- a CDS encoding diphosphate--fructose-6-phosphate 1-phosphotransferase: MAKTYKIKNCSELQAERLNFKPTLPEMFKNGPASVKVKLGKTTKSVADQATVKKMFPHTYGLPEISFVKGKSSADTKKAIKAAVVLSGGQAPGGHNVIAGILDGLKKANPKNRLFGFLKGPGGVLENKLKEITPTLMAQYRNTGGFDLIQSGRTKIETPEQLGQAKENILKGKFDAFIVVGGDDSNTNAGVIAEYFKQEGMHTSVIGVPKTIDGDLKNEHIETSFGFDTATKIYSELVGNICRDVNSAQKYWHFVRLMGRSASHIALEVGFKTQPNIVLIGEEVLAKKMTLAQIIDYLAKTIVARSADGKNFGVALVPEGLIEFIPEMKELISALNDVLADHESALEKMHTIEEKKEFVISKLSPKLAKLMKSLPAGIASQLMLDRDPHGNVQVSLIETEKLLVEMLHHKLAELRKAGKFKGKFSAIMHFFGYEGRCGIPSNFDANYCYALGYNAAVLALNKCSGYLSSVKKLVKPAKNWECGGIPLTMMMNIERRKGKEKPVIKKALVELKGEPFKYLVKNRDNWAKTESYIFPGPIQYFGPAHVTDMTTKTLQYEQAKKK, translated from the coding sequence ATGGCTAAGACGTATAAAATAAAAAACTGTTCCGAACTTCAGGCGGAAAGATTAAATTTTAAACCTACCCTTCCCGAAATGTTTAAAAACGGACCTGCTTCCGTTAAAGTAAAATTAGGAAAAACCACAAAATCTGTAGCGGACCAGGCTACGGTAAAAAAAATGTTCCCCCATACTTACGGTCTTCCAGAAATATCTTTTGTTAAAGGAAAAAGCTCCGCTGATACAAAAAAAGCGATTAAAGCGGCTGTTGTGCTTTCAGGCGGCCAGGCTCCCGGCGGGCATAATGTTATAGCAGGTATTTTAGACGGTCTTAAAAAAGCAAATCCAAAAAACCGCTTATTCGGTTTCTTAAAAGGCCCCGGCGGTGTTTTGGAAAACAAACTTAAAGAAATTACCCCGACTTTAATGGCCCAATACAGAAATACAGGCGGTTTTGATTTAATACAATCAGGCAGAACAAAAATTGAAACGCCCGAACAGCTGGGCCAAGCTAAAGAAAATATTTTAAAAGGCAAATTTGACGCTTTTATAGTTGTGGGCGGGGACGACTCCAACACTAACGCCGGCGTTATTGCAGAATATTTTAAACAAGAAGGCATGCATACAAGCGTTATCGGCGTGCCTAAAACAATCGACGGCGATTTAAAAAATGAGCATATTGAAACCTCTTTCGGTTTTGATACGGCCACAAAAATTTATTCAGAACTTGTAGGCAACATTTGCCGCGACGTAAACTCAGCTCAAAAATACTGGCACTTTGTAAGACTAATGGGCAGAAGCGCGTCCCACATAGCGTTAGAGGTAGGTTTTAAAACACAGCCCAACATTGTATTAATCGGCGAGGAAGTTTTAGCCAAAAAAATGACGCTTGCCCAAATTATAGACTATTTAGCAAAAACAATTGTAGCCAGGTCAGCGGACGGCAAAAACTTCGGCGTAGCTTTAGTGCCCGAAGGTTTAATTGAATTTATTCCTGAAATGAAAGAGCTTATTTCCGCCCTTAACGATGTTCTTGCCGACCATGAGTCCGCTTTGGAAAAAATGCACACCATTGAGGAAAAGAAGGAATTTGTTATTTCCAAACTTTCACCAAAACTTGCTAAGTTAATGAAATCATTGCCCGCGGGCATAGCGTCACAGCTTATGTTAGACAGAGATCCGCACGGCAACGTTCAGGTTTCTCTTATTGAAACGGAAAAACTGCTTGTTGAAATGCTTCACCACAAACTCGCAGAGCTTAGAAAGGCCGGTAAATTTAAAGGCAAATTCTCAGCCATTATGCACTTTTTCGGTTATGAAGGACGCTGCGGAATTCCTTCCAACTTTGACGCTAACTACTGCTACGCTTTAGGTTATAACGCGGCCGTACTCGCGCTTAACAAATGCAGCGGTTATTTATCATCCGTTAAAAAACTTGTTAAACCCGCTAAAAACTGGGAATGCGGCGGCATACCTTTAACAATGATGATGAATATTGAAAGAAGAAAAGGCAAAGAAAAACCCGTTATTAAAAAAGCGCTTGTCGAACTTAAAGGTGAGCCGTTTAAATACCTTGTTAAAAACAGAGATAACTGGGCAAAAACAGAGTCTTACATCTTCCCCGGGCCTATACAATATTTCGGCCCCGCTCACGTAACGGATATGACCACAAAAACACTCCAATACGAACAAGCTAAAAAGAAATAA
- a CDS encoding TRL domain-containing protein, with protein sequence MKKVLYLMAATLMLAACASTTSPISNVVDVTSLDFSDVQNIKTAQSCRHFILFIPFGERDIFAATKKGGLKQVKYVEYSNTSFIVYGKSCLKVYGH encoded by the coding sequence ATGAAAAAAGTATTATATCTTATGGCTGCAACGCTTATGCTTGCGGCATGCGCTTCCACGACATCCCCCATATCTAATGTTGTGGATGTTACTTCGTTGGATTTTTCTGATGTGCAAAATATCAAAACAGCCCAGTCCTGCAGGCACTTCATCTTGTTTATCCCTTTTGGTGAAAGAGATATTTTTGCAGCTACCAAAAAAGGTGGTTTGAAACAGGTTAAATATGTTGAATATTCAAACACAAGCTTTATTGTTTACGGAAAGTCCTGCTTAAAAGTTTACGGACATTAA
- a CDS encoding beta-eliminating lyase-related protein has protein sequence MDSDKKKEAAPFFKALKNFALTKADMWSTPGHGGGQGLKSSVLGREFYEFFGKNIFRADISSSVPSLGTILDHEGAAEDAEKNAAEIFGADTTFFVLNGTSTANKVVFFATCAPGDIVLVGRNCHKSIMHSIILNEVTPIYLKPAKNSYGLIGPVPQSEFTHEAIKQKIKESPIVTNKRIRKVQLTVLTNSTYDGLIYDVDKIKEKMSALTHFLHFDEAWYAYGHFHPFYANRYAMSPYQKKRGVKRPPVFATQSTHKLLWAFSQGSMLHYKMGTNKFELDVQGLKEANLFHASTSPFYPLFASIDISAAIMDSDGEKLMGKALDEAIKFRKEIINRYKKHKKADSWYFELWQQEMKLKHVNKDPKNWIIDGSEPWHGFEGLEKENVLLDPLKVTLLTPGIEENGEMQPFGIPASIVSKFLNTRKIIPEKTGFYNILFLFAPGVGEQKEERLVKALDEFKTLYDRNEPISGIFPELINDYPHIYTPEMGLKDLANKVHDFLYINQIFEIIPKMYNDLPEQVMAPHKAYYGLVDSKAEYLSLDEIAGRVAVFMILPYPPGIPLIMPGERFPQSGGILDFLRMSERFDNMFPGFSTEFHGVKKIENEDGKIEYRISCLKRSKKEAAAQ, from the coding sequence GTGGACAGCGATAAAAAAAAAGAAGCCGCGCCTTTTTTTAAGGCGTTAAAAAATTTTGCCCTTACAAAGGCCGATATGTGGAGCACTCCGGGCCACGGCGGCGGGCAGGGCCTTAAATCAAGCGTATTGGGGCGTGAATTTTACGAGTTTTTCGGAAAGAATATTTTCCGCGCCGATATATCAAGCAGCGTTCCTTCTTTAGGCACTATTTTAGACCATGAAGGCGCCGCGGAAGACGCCGAGAAAAACGCGGCGGAAATATTCGGCGCGGACACGACGTTTTTTGTTCTTAATGGCACCTCAACCGCTAATAAAGTGGTGTTTTTCGCCACCTGCGCGCCGGGAGATATTGTGCTTGTCGGGCGCAACTGCCATAAGTCGATAATGCATTCCATTATTTTAAATGAGGTAACTCCCATTTATCTAAAACCGGCAAAAAATTCTTACGGGCTTATAGGCCCGGTACCTCAAAGCGAGTTTACGCATGAGGCTATTAAACAAAAAATAAAAGAAAGCCCCATAGTAACAAACAAAAGAATACGCAAAGTGCAGCTTACGGTTTTAACAAACTCCACATACGACGGGCTTATCTATGACGTCGATAAAATAAAAGAAAAAATGTCCGCGCTTACACATTTTTTACATTTTGACGAGGCCTGGTATGCTTACGGACACTTTCACCCTTTTTACGCTAACCGCTACGCTATGAGTCCGTATCAAAAAAAACGCGGCGTAAAAAGGCCGCCGGTTTTTGCCACGCAGTCAACGCATAAACTTTTGTGGGCGTTTTCCCAAGGTTCAATGCTTCATTATAAAATGGGAACGAATAAATTTGAGCTTGACGTGCAGGGTTTAAAAGAAGCCAACCTGTTCCACGCCAGCACATCGCCTTTTTACCCGTTGTTCGCCTCAATAGATATTTCCGCCGCTATAATGGATTCCGACGGGGAAAAACTTATGGGCAAAGCCTTGGACGAGGCCATTAAATTCAGAAAAGAAATTATTAACAGATATAAAAAACATAAAAAAGCCGACAGTTGGTATTTTGAACTTTGGCAGCAGGAAATGAAGCTAAAACATGTTAACAAAGATCCTAAAAACTGGATTATTGACGGTTCGGAACCTTGGCACGGATTTGAAGGGTTGGAAAAAGAAAATGTTTTGCTTGATCCTTTAAAAGTAACTTTGCTTACCCCGGGTATTGAGGAGAACGGCGAAATGCAGCCCTTTGGTATACCGGCAAGTATAGTAAGCAAATTTTTAAATACCCGAAAAATTATACCTGAAAAAACAGGTTTTTATAATATTCTTTTCTTATTCGCGCCCGGCGTGGGCGAACAAAAAGAGGAAAGGCTTGTTAAAGCGCTTGACGAGTTTAAAACGCTTTATGACAGAAATGAGCCTATATCCGGTATTTTTCCTGAGTTAATTAATGATTATCCGCATATTTATACACCGGAAATGGGGTTAAAAGATTTAGCTAATAAAGTGCATGATTTTTTATATATCAACCAAATATTTGAAATTATTCCCAAAATGTATAATGATTTGCCCGAGCAGGTTATGGCCCCGCACAAGGCTTATTACGGCCTTGTTGACAGTAAGGCCGAATACTTAAGCCTTGATGAAATAGCTGGCAGAGTAGCCGTCTTTATGATTTTGCCTTACCCGCCCGGAATACCGCTTATAATGCCGGGGGAAAGGTTTCCCCAAAGCGGCGGCATACTTGACTTTTTGCGCATGAGTGAGAGGTTTGATAATATGTTCCCGGGTTTTTCAACGGAGTTTCATGGCGTTAAAAAGATTGAAAATGAGGACGGCAAAATTGAATATAGAATAAGCTGCCTTAAAAGGTCTAAAAAAGAGGCCGCGGCGCAGTAG